A genome region from Ralstonia solanacearum K60 includes the following:
- the lysS gene encoding lysine--tRNA ligase, translating to MTEPNTPATATGQAQDDNQIMAERREKLAALRQQGVAYPNDFRPAHHAADLHTRYSETDQPALEAANVEVAIAGRMMLKRVMGKASFATVQDGSGQIQFYITRDRVGEEVYAAFKHWDLGDIIAARGVLFRTNKGELSVQVQELRLLSKSLRPLPDKFHGLADQEMKYRQRYVDLIVSPETRNTFRARTKAIASLRRHMGDAGFMEVETPMLHPIPGGAAAKPFITHHNALDMQMFLRIAPELYLKRLIVGGFERVYEINRNFRNEGVSPRHNPEFTMMEFYAAYTDYRWLMDYTENLIRQAAIDATGSAVLNYQGRELDLSKPFHRLTIAQAIQKYAPHYTDAQLADADFLRTELKTFKIDTNAPQFLNAGVGTLQLVLFEETAESQLWEPTFIIDYPVEVSPLARASDTRASITERFELFITGREIANGFSELNDPEDQAERFRKQVEQKDAGDEEAMYYDADYIRALEYGMPPTGGCGIGIDRLVMLLTDSPNIRDVILFPHLRRED from the coding sequence CCTACCCCAACGATTTCCGCCCGGCCCACCACGCCGCGGACCTGCACACCCGCTACAGCGAGACGGACCAGCCCGCGCTGGAAGCGGCCAATGTCGAGGTTGCCATCGCCGGGCGCATGATGCTCAAGCGCGTGATGGGCAAAGCCAGCTTCGCCACCGTGCAGGACGGCAGCGGCCAGATCCAGTTCTACATCACGCGCGACCGCGTGGGTGAAGAGGTCTACGCCGCGTTCAAGCACTGGGACCTGGGCGACATCATCGCCGCGCGCGGCGTGCTGTTCCGCACCAACAAGGGCGAGCTGTCGGTGCAGGTGCAGGAGCTGCGCCTGCTGTCGAAGTCGCTGCGTCCGCTGCCGGACAAGTTCCACGGCCTGGCCGACCAGGAAATGAAGTACCGCCAGCGCTACGTGGACCTGATCGTCTCGCCCGAGACGCGCAACACCTTCCGCGCCCGCACCAAGGCCATCGCTTCGCTGCGCCGCCACATGGGCGACGCCGGCTTCATGGAAGTCGAGACGCCGATGCTGCACCCGATCCCGGGCGGCGCTGCGGCCAAGCCGTTCATCACGCACCACAACGCACTGGACATGCAGATGTTCCTGCGCATCGCGCCGGAGCTGTACCTCAAGCGCCTGATCGTCGGCGGCTTCGAGCGCGTGTACGAGATCAACCGCAACTTCCGCAACGAAGGCGTGTCGCCACGGCACAACCCCGAGTTCACGATGATGGAGTTCTACGCAGCCTACACGGACTACCGCTGGCTGATGGACTACACCGAGAACCTGATCCGCCAGGCCGCCATCGATGCCACCGGCAGCGCCGTGCTCAATTACCAGGGCCGCGAACTGGATCTGTCCAAGCCGTTCCACCGCCTGACCATCGCCCAGGCCATCCAGAAATACGCGCCGCACTACACCGACGCGCAACTGGCCGACGCCGACTTCCTGCGCACCGAACTCAAGACGTTCAAGATCGATACCAATGCGCCGCAGTTCCTGAACGCGGGCGTCGGCACGCTGCAGTTGGTGCTGTTCGAAGAGACGGCGGAATCGCAACTGTGGGAGCCGACCTTCATCATCGACTACCCGGTCGAAGTGTCGCCGCTGGCCCGTGCGTCCGATACGCGCGCCAGCATCACCGAGCGCTTCGAGCTGTTCATCACCGGCCGCGAGATCGCCAACGGCTTCTCCGAGCTCAACGATCCGGAAGACCAGGCCGAACGCTTCCGCAAGCAGGTCGAACAGAAGGATGCCGGCGACGAGGAAGCGATGTACTACGACGCCGACTACATCCGTGCGCTCGAATACGGCATGCCCCCGACCGGCGGCTGCGGCATCGGCATCGACCGCCTGGTAATGCTGCTGACCGACAGCCCCAACATCCGCGACGTGATCCTCTTCCCGCACCTGCGCCGCGAAGACTGA
- a CDS encoding glycine zipper 2TM domain-containing protein codes for MMNNMQPNTQGQQYTGASPGQVPQSRRMHPLIATAAVAVIIASLTAVAAITGVLPTSKATQGSTDPNVAAQSSTATGASAPMALAAPGQTAPNQQQAAPYPAQQNVAPTQPPVHRRQPAYSERAPSPATEPSYAQPQPRASASPYAGRVTSITPITTQGNETGLGVIGGAVVGGLLGNQVGRGNGRTLATVAGAVGGGYAGHVAENNYNRDTQYRVNVRMDNGSTRSFTYKAAPGFQVGDRVHVEDGSLVAG; via the coding sequence ATGATGAACAACATGCAACCGAACACCCAGGGTCAACAATATACCGGCGCCTCGCCCGGCCAGGTGCCGCAGTCGCGCCGTATGCATCCGCTGATCGCCACGGCGGCCGTCGCGGTGATCATCGCCAGCCTGACGGCGGTGGCCGCCATCACTGGCGTGCTGCCGACCTCGAAGGCCACGCAGGGCAGCACCGATCCGAACGTCGCCGCGCAGTCGTCGACGGCGACGGGTGCCTCCGCGCCGATGGCACTGGCCGCGCCCGGCCAGACCGCCCCGAACCAGCAGCAAGCGGCTCCGTATCCGGCCCAGCAGAACGTGGCGCCGACGCAGCCCCCGGTCCATCGCCGTCAGCCGGCCTACTCGGAACGCGCGCCCTCCCCGGCCACCGAGCCGAGCTACGCGCAGCCCCAGCCGCGCGCATCGGCCAGCCCGTATGCCGGCCGAGTGACATCGATCACGCCGATCACGACGCAAGGCAATGAAACCGGCCTGGGCGTGATCGGCGGCGCGGTGGTGGGTGGCCTGCTGGGTAACCAGGTCGGCCGCGGTAACGGCCGCACGCTGGCCACCGTGGCTGGCGCGGTGGGCGGCGGCTATGCCGGCCACGTGGCCGAGAACAACTACAACCGCGACACCCAGTACCGCGTGAACGTGCGCATGGACAACGGCTCGACCCGCAGCTTCACCTACAAGGCCGCGCCGGGCTTCCAGGTGGGCGACCGCGTGCATGTGGAGGACGGCAGCCTGGTGGCGGGCTGA
- the iscX gene encoding Fe-S cluster assembly protein IscX, producing the protein MKWNDIQQIAEALYDQYPDVDPTRLNFVDLHNKVVGLDGFDDDHKRGGEKFLEAIQQAWIDEAE; encoded by the coding sequence ATGAAATGGAACGACATCCAGCAGATTGCCGAAGCGCTGTACGACCAGTATCCCGACGTCGACCCGACGCGCCTGAACTTCGTCGACCTGCACAACAAGGTGGTCGGCCTGGACGGTTTCGATGACGACCATAAGCGCGGCGGCGAGAAGTTTCTCGAAGCGATCCAGCAGGCGTGGATCGATGAAGCGGAATAA
- the fdx gene encoding ISC system 2Fe-2S type ferredoxin gives MPQIVVLPHVEYCPDGAVIEAKPGTSICDALLGAHIEIEHACEKSCACTTCHVIVREGFDSLGEATEKEEDLLDKAWGLEPNSRLSCQAKVADEDLIVEIPKYSINHAKESH, from the coding sequence ATGCCACAAATCGTCGTCCTTCCTCACGTTGAATACTGCCCGGACGGGGCCGTGATCGAAGCCAAGCCGGGTACGAGCATCTGCGACGCGCTGCTGGGCGCGCATATCGAGATCGAGCATGCGTGCGAGAAATCGTGCGCCTGCACCACCTGCCACGTGATCGTGCGCGAGGGTTTCGACTCGCTGGGCGAAGCGACCGAGAAGGAAGAAGACCTGCTCGACAAGGCCTGGGGCCTGGAGCCGAACTCGCGCCTGTCGTGCCAGGCCAAGGTCGCGGACGAGGACCTGATCGTCGAGATCCCCAAGTATTCGATCAACCACGCCAAGGAAAGCCACTGA
- the hscA gene encoding Fe-S protein assembly chaperone HscA, whose product MALLQISEPGESPAPHQRRLAVGIDLGTTNSLVASVRSSVPEVLPDDQGRPLLPSVVRYLPAGGTQIGYRAQAEAVRDPKNTILSVKRFMGRGLKDVAHIENTPYDFVDAPGMVQLKTVAGVKSPVEVSAEILATLRQRAEDTLGDELVGAVITVPAYFDDAQRQATKDAARLAGLNVLRLLNEPTAAAIAYGLDNAAEGVYAVYDLGGGTFDISILRLTKGVFEVMSTGGDSALGGDDFDQRIACWIVEQAGLRPLSAEDTRLLLNKARAAKEWLSSADSTEVDAVLSTGETVHLVLSAETFAELTATLVQKTLAPVRRALRDAGVTVDEVQGVVLVGGATRMPVIRRAVTQLFGRTPLTNLDPDQVVAIGAAMQANLLAGNRAAGDDWLLLDVIPLSLGVETMGGLVEKIIPRNSTIPVARAQEFTTFKDGQTAMAIHVLQGERELASDCRSLARFELRGIPPMVAGAARIRVTYQVDADGLLSVSARETVSGVEASITVKPSYGLGDDDIARMLQEGFQSAEEDMRRRALAEERVEGERLLEALSHALDADGDLLSVDERAAIDALVAALRVTLQGEDHRAIKDAVDALSHGTDEFAARRMDRGIRAALAGKRIEELG is encoded by the coding sequence ATGGCTTTACTCCAGATTTCCGAACCCGGCGAATCGCCCGCGCCGCACCAGCGCCGCTTGGCGGTCGGCATCGACCTGGGCACGACCAACTCGCTGGTCGCCTCAGTGCGCAGCAGCGTGCCGGAAGTGCTGCCCGATGATCAGGGCCGGCCGCTGCTGCCCTCGGTGGTGCGCTACCTGCCGGCCGGCGGCACGCAGATCGGCTACAGGGCCCAGGCCGAGGCGGTGCGCGACCCGAAGAACACCATCCTGTCGGTCAAGCGTTTCATGGGGCGCGGGCTCAAGGATGTGGCCCATATCGAGAACACGCCGTACGACTTCGTTGACGCGCCCGGCATGGTGCAGCTCAAGACCGTGGCCGGCGTGAAGAGCCCGGTCGAGGTGTCGGCGGAGATCCTCGCCACGCTGCGCCAGCGCGCGGAAGACACGCTCGGCGACGAGCTGGTCGGCGCCGTCATCACCGTGCCGGCGTACTTCGACGACGCGCAGCGCCAGGCCACCAAGGATGCCGCCAGGCTGGCCGGCCTGAATGTGCTGCGCCTGCTGAACGAGCCGACCGCCGCCGCCATCGCCTACGGCCTGGACAACGCGGCCGAAGGCGTCTACGCGGTCTACGACCTGGGTGGCGGCACGTTCGACATCTCCATTCTCAGGCTCACCAAGGGCGTGTTCGAGGTCATGTCGACCGGTGGCGACTCGGCCCTGGGCGGTGACGATTTCGATCAGCGCATCGCCTGCTGGATCGTCGAGCAGGCCGGCCTGCGGCCGCTGTCGGCCGAAGACACGCGCCTGCTGCTGAACAAGGCCCGCGCGGCCAAGGAATGGCTGTCCAGCGCCGACAGCACCGAGGTCGACGCCGTGCTCTCCACCGGCGAGACCGTCCACCTGGTGCTGAGCGCCGAGACCTTCGCCGAGCTGACCGCCACCCTGGTGCAGAAGACGCTGGCGCCGGTGCGTCGCGCGCTGCGCGATGCCGGCGTGACGGTGGACGAGGTCCAGGGCGTGGTGCTGGTGGGCGGCGCGACGCGCATGCCGGTCATCCGCCGTGCGGTGACGCAGCTGTTCGGCCGCACGCCGCTGACCAACCTCGACCCGGACCAGGTGGTGGCCATCGGCGCCGCCATGCAGGCCAACCTGCTGGCCGGCAACCGCGCGGCCGGCGACGACTGGCTGCTGCTCGATGTGATCCCGCTGTCGCTGGGCGTCGAGACCATGGGCGGCCTGGTCGAGAAGATCATCCCGCGCAACAGCACGATCCCGGTCGCGCGTGCGCAGGAGTTCACCACCTTCAAGGATGGCCAGACCGCCATGGCGATCCACGTGCTGCAGGGCGAGCGCGAACTGGCCAGCGACTGCCGCTCGCTGGCGCGCTTCGAGCTGCGTGGCATCCCGCCGATGGTGGCGGGCGCCGCGCGCATCCGCGTGACATACCAGGTGGATGCCGACGGCCTGCTGTCGGTGTCCGCGCGCGAGACGGTATCGGGCGTGGAAGCCTCCATCACGGTCAAGCCGTCCTACGGCCTGGGCGATGACGACATCGCCCGGATGCTGCAGGAGGGTTTCCAGTCCGCCGAGGAAGACATGCGCCGCCGCGCACTGGCGGAAGAGCGTGTCGAAGGCGAGCGGCTGCTGGAGGCGCTGTCGCATGCACTGGACGCCGACGGCGACCTGCTCTCAGTCGACGAGCGCGCCGCCATCGATGCACTGGTCGCCGCGCTGCGCGTCACCCTGCAGGGCGAGGATCACCGCGCCATCAAGGACGCCGTCGATGCGCTGTCGCACGGCACCGATGAATTCGCGGCGCGCCGCATGGATCGCGGTATCCGTGCGGCGCTGGCCGGCAAACGCATCGAGGAACTCGGCTGA
- the hscB gene encoding Fe-S protein assembly co-chaperone HscB, which produces MNSASDTHFSLFGLPEHFEVDDDALNAAYRTVQSQAHPDRYAHAGDAERRVAMQWATRANEAYQTLRDPLKRALYLLHLRGIDVQAENNTAMPPAFLMQQLEWRESLAEAKAGRDMDALDDLLAMLRREKRTRYQVLAGLLNGGGHDAAAADAVRQLMFIEKIERDTAEAIDRLDD; this is translated from the coding sequence ATGAATTCCGCGAGCGATACGCACTTTTCCCTGTTCGGCCTGCCCGAGCATTTCGAGGTCGACGACGACGCGCTGAATGCCGCGTACCGTACGGTGCAGTCGCAGGCGCACCCGGACCGCTATGCGCATGCAGGCGACGCCGAGCGCCGCGTCGCCATGCAATGGGCCACGCGTGCCAACGAGGCCTACCAGACCCTGCGCGATCCGCTCAAGCGTGCGCTCTACCTGCTGCACCTGCGCGGCATCGACGTGCAGGCCGAGAACAATACGGCCATGCCGCCGGCGTTTTTGATGCAGCAGCTGGAATGGCGCGAGTCGCTGGCCGAGGCCAAGGCCGGCCGCGACATGGACGCGCTGGACGATCTGCTGGCCATGCTGCGCCGGGAGAAACGCACCCGCTACCAGGTGCTGGCCGGGCTGCTCAATGGCGGCGGCCACGACGCGGCAGCGGCCGACGCCGTGCGCCAACTGATGTTCATCGAAAAGATCGAGCGGGACACCGCTGAGGCGATCGACCGGCTGGACGACTAG
- a CDS encoding DUF3565 domain-containing protein, which yields MKQAIVGFERDEEGHWVARLACGHGQHMRHDPPWQSRPWTQTEAGRAGRIGEVVECLKCERGEPVA from the coding sequence TTGAAACAGGCGATTGTCGGATTCGAGCGGGACGAGGAAGGCCACTGGGTCGCCCGTCTCGCTTGCGGACACGGGCAGCACATGCGCCACGATCCGCCCTGGCAGTCGCGGCCCTGGACGCAGACGGAAGCGGGGCGAGCCGGCAGGATCGGCGAGGTGGTGGAGTGCCTGAAGTGCGAACGGGGCGAACCGGTCGCGTGA
- the iscA gene encoding iron-sulfur cluster assembly protein IscA, giving the protein MITLTDKAAQHVTRYLARRGKGVGLRLGVKTTGCSGLAYKLEYADEIAAEDNVFESNGVKVIVDPKSLPYIDGTELDYAREGLNEGFRFNNPNVKDECGCGESFRV; this is encoded by the coding sequence ATGATCACCCTGACCGACAAGGCCGCGCAGCACGTCACCCGCTACCTTGCCCGCCGCGGCAAGGGCGTGGGGCTGCGCCTGGGCGTCAAGACCACCGGCTGCTCCGGCCTGGCGTACAAGCTGGAATACGCGGATGAGATCGCCGCCGAGGACAACGTCTTCGAATCCAACGGCGTCAAGGTGATCGTCGATCCGAAGAGCCTGCCGTACATCGACGGCACCGAGCTGGACTACGCGCGCGAGGGGCTCAACGAGGGTTTCCGCTTCAACAACCCGAACGTGAAGGACGAGTGCGGCTGCGGCGAGTCGTTCCGCGTGTAA
- the iscU gene encoding Fe-S cluster assembly scaffold IscU: protein MSYSNKVLDHYENPRNVGSFDKGDGTVGTGMVGAPACGDVMKLQIKVNEQGVIEDAKFKTYGCGSAIASSSLVTEWVKGKTLDQALEIRNTQIAEELALPPVKIHCSILAEDAIKAAVADYKEKHGTAEQKAA, encoded by the coding sequence ATGTCTTACAGCAACAAGGTTCTGGACCACTATGAAAACCCCCGCAACGTCGGTTCCTTCGACAAGGGCGACGGCACGGTCGGCACCGGCATGGTCGGCGCGCCGGCATGCGGCGATGTGATGAAGCTGCAGATCAAGGTCAACGAGCAGGGCGTGATCGAAGATGCGAAGTTCAAGACCTACGGCTGCGGCTCGGCCATCGCTTCGTCGTCGCTGGTGACGGAATGGGTGAAGGGCAAGACGCTGGACCAGGCGCTGGAGATCCGCAACACGCAGATCGCCGAGGAACTGGCCCTGCCGCCGGTGAAGATCCACTGCTCGATCCTGGCCGAGGATGCCATCAAGGCGGCCGTGGCCGACTACAAGGAAAAGCACGGCACTGCCGAGCAGAAGGCTGCCTGA
- a CDS encoding IscS subfamily cysteine desulfurase yields the protein MSTPHLPIYMDYSATTPVDPRVVDKMIPYLREQFGNAASRSHAFGWEAEKAVETAREQVAALVNADPREIVWTSGATESDNLALKGAANFYSSKGKHIITVKTEHKAVLDTTRELERQGFEVTYLDVQENGLVDIEQFKQALRPDTILASVMSVNNEIGVIQDIEQIGEICRDKGVIFHVDAAQATGKVALDLQQLKVDLMSFSAHKTYGPKGIGALYVRRKPRIRIEAQMHGGGHERGMRSGTLATHQIVGMGEAFRIAHEEMATENERIRMLRDRLYRGLNEMEEVYVNGDMERRVPHNLNISFNFVEGESLIMAIKDVAVSSGSACTSASLEPSYVLRALGRNDELAHSSIRFTVGRFTTEQEVDYVIALLKSKIGKLRDLSPLWEMYKDGVDLNSIQWAAH from the coding sequence ATGAGTACCCCACACCTCCCCATCTACATGGATTATTCCGCGACGACGCCGGTGGACCCGCGTGTGGTCGACAAGATGATTCCGTACCTGCGCGAGCAGTTCGGCAATGCGGCTTCGCGCAGCCACGCGTTCGGCTGGGAAGCGGAAAAGGCCGTCGAAACCGCGCGGGAACAGGTGGCGGCGCTGGTCAACGCCGACCCGCGCGAGATCGTGTGGACGTCCGGCGCGACCGAGTCCGACAACCTGGCGCTCAAGGGTGCGGCCAACTTCTACAGCAGCAAGGGTAAGCACATCATCACCGTCAAGACCGAGCACAAGGCCGTGCTCGATACGACGCGCGAACTGGAGCGCCAGGGCTTCGAGGTGACCTACCTGGATGTGCAGGAAAACGGCCTGGTCGATATCGAGCAGTTCAAGCAGGCGCTGCGCCCGGACACCATCCTGGCCTCGGTGATGTCGGTCAACAACGAGATCGGCGTGATCCAGGACATCGAGCAGATCGGCGAGATCTGCCGCGACAAGGGCGTCATCTTCCACGTCGACGCCGCGCAGGCGACCGGCAAGGTGGCGCTCGATCTGCAGCAACTGAAGGTCGACCTGATGTCCTTCTCGGCGCACAAGACGTACGGCCCGAAGGGCATCGGCGCGCTGTACGTGCGTCGCAAGCCGCGCATCCGCATCGAAGCGCAGATGCACGGCGGCGGCCACGAGCGCGGCATGCGTTCGGGCACCCTGGCGACGCACCAGATCGTCGGCATGGGCGAAGCGTTCCGTATCGCGCATGAAGAGATGGCCACCGAGAACGAGCGCATCCGCATGCTGCGCGACCGCCTGTACCGCGGCCTGAACGAAATGGAAGAGGTCTACGTCAACGGCGACATGGAGCGCCGTGTACCGCACAACCTCAACATCAGCTTCAACTTCGTGGAAGGCGAGTCGCTGATCATGGCGATCAAGGATGTCGCTGTGTCGTCGGGCTCCGCCTGCACGTCGGCCTCGCTGGAGCCGTCCTACGTGCTGCGCGCGCTGGGCCGCAACGATGAACTGGCGCACAGCTCGATCCGCTTCACCGTCGGCCGCTTCACCACCGAGCAGGAAGTCGACTACGTGATCGCGCTGCTCAAGAGCAAGATCGGCAAGCTGCGCGACCTGTCCCCGCTGTGGGAGATGTACAAGGACGGCGTCGATCTGAACAGCATTCAATGGGCGGCGCACTGA
- the iscR gene encoding Fe-S cluster assembly transcriptional regulator IscR: MRLTTKGRFAVTAMIDLALRQEQGPVTLAGISQRQKISLSYLEQLFGKLRRHEIVESVRGPGGGYSLARRADDVTVADIIIAVDEPLDATQCGGKGNCGGEEHSGRCMTHDLWATLNQKMVEYLDSVSLQDLVDQQRERQPEVLQDMRDARPARRDRAPARARAAEAPLAEPVAAEPVKRAPLVNSVFSLAQS; this comes from the coding sequence ATGAGATTGACCACCAAAGGCCGCTTCGCGGTCACCGCCATGATCGACTTGGCGCTGCGCCAGGAGCAGGGTCCGGTCACGCTGGCCGGGATCAGCCAGCGCCAGAAGATTTCGCTGTCGTACCTGGAGCAACTGTTCGGCAAGCTGCGCCGCCACGAGATCGTGGAGAGCGTGCGCGGTCCGGGCGGCGGCTATAGCCTGGCGCGCCGTGCCGACGACGTCACCGTCGCCGACATCATCATCGCCGTGGACGAGCCGCTCGATGCCACCCAGTGCGGCGGTAAGGGCAACTGCGGCGGCGAGGAGCACTCTGGCCGCTGCATGACGCACGACCTGTGGGCCACGCTGAATCAGAAAATGGTCGAGTATCTCGATTCGGTGTCGCTGCAGGACCTGGTCGACCAGCAGCGCGAACGCCAGCCGGAAGTGCTGCAGGACATGCGCGATGCGCGCCCCGCCCGGCGCGACCGCGCACCGGCCCGCGCCCGTGCCGCGGAGGCGCCGCTGGCTGAGCCGGTGGCGGCCGAGCCGGTCAAGCGTGCCCCGCTGGTCAACTCCGTTTTCAGCCTGGCGCAATCATGA
- a CDS encoding sugar ABC transporter substrate-binding protein, producing MDSSRRRALRLSAGSALALALPAPFAAARAANRPPKIALVMKSLANEFFLTMENGARAHQKTHASEYTLLANGIRDETDTGGQIRLIEQMIVARVDALVLAPADSKALVPVVRKAVDAGILVVNIDNRLDPGALKEKGLNVPFVGPDNRKGARLVGDYVARSLKPGDAIGIIEGIPTTTNAQQRTAGFTEAASAAKLRIVSVQSGEWEIDKGNKVAAAMLRAQPDIKALLCGNDNMAIGAVSAVRAAGKTGRVLIGGYDDIAAIKAMLADGRVTATADQHAGQQAVYGIQTALKALAAKTPQAQLGGVIETPVNLVTRS from the coding sequence ATGGATTCCAGCCGCCGCCGCGCCCTGCGACTCAGTGCGGGTTCAGCACTCGCCCTCGCCCTGCCCGCTCCGTTTGCCGCGGCACGGGCCGCCAACCGGCCGCCCAAGATCGCGCTGGTGATGAAGTCGCTCGCCAACGAGTTCTTCCTGACCATGGAAAACGGCGCGCGCGCTCATCAGAAGACGCATGCCTCGGAATACACGCTGCTGGCCAACGGCATCCGCGACGAGACCGACACCGGCGGCCAGATCCGCCTGATCGAGCAGATGATCGTGGCGCGCGTCGATGCGCTGGTGCTGGCGCCGGCCGATTCGAAAGCGCTGGTGCCGGTGGTCAGGAAGGCGGTCGACGCGGGCATCCTGGTCGTCAACATCGACAACCGGCTGGACCCGGGAGCGCTCAAGGAGAAAGGCCTGAACGTGCCGTTCGTCGGCCCCGACAACCGCAAAGGCGCGCGCCTGGTGGGCGACTATGTCGCCAGGTCGCTCAAGCCGGGCGACGCGATCGGCATCATCGAGGGCATCCCGACCACCACCAACGCTCAGCAGCGCACCGCGGGCTTCACGGAGGCCGCGTCGGCTGCCAAGCTCAGGATCGTCAGCGTGCAATCGGGCGAATGGGAAATCGACAAGGGCAACAAGGTGGCCGCCGCGATGCTGCGCGCCCAGCCCGACATCAAGGCCCTGCTGTGCGGCAACGACAACATGGCGATCGGCGCGGTGTCCGCCGTGCGCGCCGCCGGCAAGACCGGCAGGGTCCTGATCGGCGGCTATGACGACATCGCCGCCATCAAGGCCATGCTGGCCGATGGCCGCGTCACAGCGACCGCCGATCAGCACGCCGGCCAGCAAGCGGTGTACGGCATCCAGACCGCGCTGAAAGCCCTGGCGGCGAAGACACCGCAAGCGCAATTGGGCGGGGTGATCGAAACACCAGTCAACCTGGTCACCCGCTCCTGA
- a CDS encoding sugar ABC transporter ATP-binding protein — protein MTTASAPRTPLLRASALSKHYAAPVLRDVDLDVYAGEVLALTGENGAGKSTLSKILCGVETPTSGSMSLAGHLFAPASRCDAETLGVRMVLQELSMVPTLTVAENLFLGNLPRRCGWIDRGALQRQAEQALARVGLHLDPRLPVHMLGIGHRQMIEIARALTSTCRVLVLDEPTAMLSAHESATLFARIDALRREGVAVVYISHRLDELARIADRIVVLRDGRLITDAPAATVTQDALIRAMVGRELAPEPGAQRPARAPRPPDAAPALRVTGLTRAPAVRDVSFAVAQGEIFGIAGLVGAGRTELLRLIFGADLAEAGTIEAGTPLAPLRIRAPGHAVRHGISLLTEDRKDEGLLLGLPIAANIALGNMAGVTRRGWLQPARERALAQRHIEALRIRCAGPEQAAGELSGGNQQKVAIARWLERDTSVLLFDEPTRGVDVGAKFDIYALLETLAAQGKALVVVSSDLRELMQVCDRIGVMRAGRLTQIFHRDGWSQDALLAAAFGECPPPSSTSSPETADAL, from the coding sequence ATGACCACCGCCTCCGCACCGCGCACGCCGCTGCTGCGCGCGTCCGCCCTCAGCAAGCACTATGCCGCGCCCGTGCTGCGTGACGTCGATCTCGACGTCTACGCGGGCGAGGTGCTGGCCTTGACCGGCGAGAACGGCGCGGGCAAGAGCACCCTGTCCAAAATCCTGTGCGGTGTGGAAACGCCGACCTCCGGGTCGATGTCGCTGGCCGGGCACCTGTTCGCGCCCGCCTCCCGCTGCGACGCGGAGACCCTCGGCGTGCGCATGGTGCTGCAGGAGCTGAGCATGGTGCCGACGCTGACGGTGGCCGAAAACCTCTTCCTCGGCAACCTGCCGCGCCGCTGCGGCTGGATCGACCGCGGCGCGCTGCAGCGCCAGGCGGAGCAGGCGCTGGCGCGGGTCGGACTCCACCTCGACCCGCGCCTGCCCGTCCACATGCTCGGCATCGGGCACCGCCAGATGATCGAGATCGCCCGCGCGCTGACCAGCACCTGCCGGGTGCTGGTGCTCGACGAACCGACCGCCATGCTCAGCGCGCACGAGAGCGCGACACTGTTCGCCCGCATCGATGCGCTGCGCCGCGAGGGCGTGGCCGTGGTCTACATCTCGCACCGGCTCGACGAACTGGCGCGCATCGCCGATCGCATCGTCGTGCTGCGCGACGGCAGGCTGATCACCGATGCCCCCGCCGCCACCGTCACGCAGGACGCGCTGATCCGGGCCATGGTCGGACGCGAACTGGCGCCGGAGCCCGGTGCGCAGCGCCCGGCACGCGCACCGCGGCCGCCCGACGCCGCGCCGGCCCTGCGCGTGACCGGACTGACACGGGCGCCCGCGGTGCGCGACGTGTCGTTTGCCGTGGCGCAGGGCGAAATCTTCGGCATTGCCGGGCTGGTCGGCGCGGGGCGCACCGAGCTGCTGCGGCTCATCTTCGGAGCCGACCTCGCGGAGGCCGGCACCATCGAGGCCGGCACGCCGCTGGCGCCGCTGCGCATCCGTGCGCCGGGCCATGCGGTGCGCCACGGCATCAGCCTGCTCACCGAAGACCGCAAGGACGAGGGCCTGCTGCTCGGCCTGCCGATCGCCGCCAACATCGCCCTGGGCAACATGGCCGGCGTGACGCGGCGCGGCTGGCTGCAGCCGGCGCGCGAACGGGCGCTGGCCCAACGGCACATCGAAGCGCTGCGCATCCGCTGCGCGGGGCCGGAGCAGGCGGCCGGCGAACTGTCCGGCGGCAACCAGCAGAAGGTGGCGATCGCCCGCTGGCTGGAGCGCGACACGTCCGTGCTCCTGTTCGACGAGCCCACGCGCGGCGTCGACGTGGGCGCCAAGTTCGATATCTACGCCCTGCTCGAGACGCTGGCCGCGCAGGGCAAGGCCCTGGTGGTCGTCTCCAGCGACCTGCGCGAGCTGATGCAGGTCTGCGACCGCATCGGCGTGATGCGCGCGGGGCGGCTGACACAGATCTTCCACCGCGACGGCTGGAGCCAGGATGCCCTGCTCGCCGCCGCCTTCGGCGAATGCCCTCCGCCGTCCTCCACGTCCTCACCGGAGACTGCCGATGCGCTCTGA